The stretch of DNA gagggacaagtttgtttatagtaaaaaaaaaagtctctgaaatacaataaAACTGTGTAAATCTGGTGGCAAGTTACCCCCAGataagcgctacgccctctgttgtcctggcggggaattgattTGCAACACTTCCCAGGTGACAAAGAAGCCTGAAAAGAAAACATCTCCATCAATGCATGTGCACGACTCCACACTCGAGTTGATGGAGACGCGTAAATTAGGCAAGCCTGAACATGAATCTAATTTCTGTTAGTCGGGTCCAGGATCTCATTCATTTGGTCTTCGCCCAAATCCCAGACCAAGTCTGCCTCAGACCTGAGTAACATCCTTACTGCTGCGGGTGAAAGTTATTATTGTGAAACATTAGGACAGCACCATAAATACTGCCATAAAAGAAATCCTGTGTCAAAGAGAATGAATAGTGTTAAAGGGTCCAAACCTAAAGTTTTTCCATGTTTTTTCTTCGAAAACTAAACATCTCAGAAAATGTGCCCATACTCTGTTTTCAGTGTGATACAGAGGTTTGACCCATCCCTCTGCTTCCTCAGTCCTCGGTGTTTGGAGCTTTTTCTGTTTGTACAGAAGTTAACCGCTGCAACCAGCACTGGCTTCAGTTCATTCACTAAATACCACAGCGTAAACATGACGTCTGAAACCGGAGGGTAGAAACCGTAGGAAGACATGTGGAGAAGCTGAGAGTGATGAATGCTGACTGTAATACTGTGTAACTGAAATTGTTCCTCGTATCGTTAGTTTGCAGCAGCAGTTGTTGCCAATCTGCACAAAGGAGGCATACCATCAACAGAAGCCGTGGTTAGAGGTTGAGTGGGATGCTACTGGTTTATAGACTTCTTTACATCTATTGTCAACTTTTAACTACTGTGGTTTAAATGTAGGTTTGACAATAGTGCTTAATGAAGTCTTTCTGTGTGAAAAGTGTTATTACGATCTCACCCCTAgagcttcctgaatggcctcttTGTGGAAAAAAGCAGCTAAAGCTGTGAAGGTAATGGCCAAGTCCAAAGTGACTGTTGTCATCCTAAAACAGCTCAAATTTCCTAAATGTTAGTTGGAGTGATATTATCTTATAAACCAATACAGCACTGTTAACTTAGCATTACACTTTTATTTTGGCAGAACTATTGAGAATTTCCTGTGAGACGTGACTTTTTAATTTTCTACATTTATGTGTGCTGGCACCAGCTGGTGTAGGCCAGTTGATGCCTGCGCTGCCCTCCCTCAGAGGCCTTCCCAAAGAAtcaatgacaggctttgtctgaccagccaatcatgagtcttggattcctgCCGAAGACAATTTCTGTTGGAAGCAAGCTaaaattgggacaaaatgttttgtaactgtagactgagatttgtgttttgaaagtAGTGATTTGAAACGTGCACACTGACTtatttttctgcaagttacaaaataaaagtttcatgttatgtaccaaagttacatgttacaaaacagaagttacgtgttacaaaacagaagttatgtgttacaaaatgagaattacatgttacaaaacaagttaaaggtaatattgtcccaatcctagttccatatgtTTTGAGGTTGAATGCGCATGTGTGCGCAGAgggtgggagtgtgtgactgtgtttttgtttgtgtgtcaGGTGGGGtcctggactcctcccctctcctgggaaatATTGTAGCGCTACAACATCCTTGCCTACGCTGCTACCACATTTCCTGCTGGTAGCTGGTGCCTCAGTCTGACTGCGCATTCGCAGCTCCAGTCTCGGGTTGGAAGGTTTTGGTATCTGCCTGCTCGCTCCTGGTGGCTGTCAGGTGGGGTCCACATCCCTGATTGAGGTTGAGTGTCCGTGTGGGTGCATAGTGTTGGGTAGCGTTCCTTCTATACGTCCGCCGGtaggtggggtttgagcgggtgcgcTTTACCGACTTCCAGGGAGGCTTGTTACCTTGAACGACTCTCTACAGGAACTTGGCTCTCAtggttcactttgaaaacccgttcaaaagattttattcgttcgtgaacgtcacagcTGTTTCAGTGTTTCCTTCATTTTTTTGAGCAGCATACCGTGTAGCCGCTGccgtggggtgcactgacagaagtgatTTTTGAAGTAAATACTTGTAGCTACGTAATCCAGCTTTAAAGTCTTGGCTCCTGTCTAGGCTACAAGTCACTAGCACAGAAGTGCTGTCCTGCATCACTGATTTTAAAGTATACGCCATCAAGGTCCTTTCTCTCAGCTGAGGTGTTTGTGTTTCCCAGATTAAAAGGAAGGACCAGGGGTGCTTTCTCAGTTTTATCCCAAGGCTCCGGAACCCTCTTCCTTCTATAATCGACAAGGTGCTTGGATGTGTTTTTGGTTTTAATAGATCTTAATGGGTTTTTAGTCCAGCTGTTTTATATTTGTTTTAGTCTGCAGCACGTTGGGCTGCTTGGACTGGCGGCataaaggtgctttacaaataaaggaaaatgaatgaaatCATGATACCAAAATCTCAAACTgtcaaactgtgttttatttgtgCTTCTTTTGCTTTCTTGTCTTCCAGAGGAAGTCGGATTGTTTAAGAAAGACTGAGAAAAGCATCAGATTCAAAGTCTGTGTACCTTTTCTTCATCACTATTGTACCTAAATCCTTCGACTGCGTGAGGCCCTTTAGGCCCTCTAGCATTAGAGCCTGTGATGATCACCAGGCATCGGTCATGGCTGAATAAATCCATTTCCGGTCGTATTTCACAGGCTCGGTCTGACCTGCCCCGCAGCTTCACCAGCTCCCAGCTCCGTCCAAACACAGGGAGCAgcaggggaaaggaaaggaaacagACAGGGGAAGCTCACTTTATTACTCAAAGTATACAATTCATCCCTGAGGAGGAAGTAGCTATAAAAATGAAAGTTTGTTGTCATTTCTGCTAGTTAAATGGTAAAAATGTTCAGTTacaaacaacaatcaacattcaAATGACTTTTAGGAAAGTCAGGCTGCATCTTTGCAGAAAACCAGCTCATAGAGGAAGtttgtttcatgtttttataGCTTTTGCTAGCTGACAGCTTTGTATCTGCCTGCCTTGTTGATTGGATTGTGAGTTGCAGATGACCCTGGATCTGATGTGAGCACCATTTAAGCATGGATTTCCCCTGGAACACATCATCATGCAGCCAAAACAAACTGCAGCCGATGGTTTGCCTCTGGCCTCTGGGCCCTCTGGTCTGCATTTAGACACCAGCCGGGGGACTCTCACTGCTCAGAGGAGGAGGAGCGCGACAGTCCTCCAACCCTCCCACCACCTAAAAGAGCAGAGTCAGACTCAAACAGTCAGATCACACGCACACGTGGAGCAGAGCGGCAGCGAAGAGCAGGACGACTGGGAGACCAACAGAAAGCATGAATTCACCGGCAAACAGAGGCTTTTGCTAGTTTGGCTTGGAGAGGAACTGATGAAGGTAGAGACCAAAGTAAAAAATTACAAGTTCAAAGAAGTGAGTTCACTTTAATAAGTAGGTTCAAGTTAATTTTCAAAAGGAGTAACTAAACCGTACGCAGCGCTGGTGGATGTGAAAGACTTTTGCTTAAAGATCATCTGAGAGGATCTGGAATCTGCAACCACCTCTTGATGTGAAGTCAGGTTGATCTGACTTCGACTTAAAGATCAACTGATTCTTCAGTTCTACCAAAGAAGATTCAAGTCCAAACTGTAACCTGACAAACCCTTAGTGGACATCTGCAAATTCAGCAGTTTTCTCCTAAAGTGCGAACAGTAGCTGTCATACTGAAAATGACATTTGCTATGCTACGCACAGCACCACCTGCAGGCCGCTTCTTGTACAGCGACATCGCCCTCCTCTCAGAAGACGACGATGAGAATGGAAGCGAAGGGTCCGGTTCTGAAGAACGCACCTCCAATTCCTCCAACTCCTTCCGCCTGTCGTCCTCGTCCCAATCAGCCTTCCACATCAAAGTGAACAGaaagaggaagatgtgtgtgggtggagGAATGGGTGTAGACACCATGGTGGGTAGGTTGGTGCCCCCAGGCTCATCTCCTCCTGGAGAAGGTCGCCAGAGAACCGCTGCCAACGCACGGGAAAGAGATCGCACCAACTCTGTCAACACAGCGTTCACGGCGCTGCGTACGCTCATCCCCACCGAGCCCGCAGACAGGTACGCACACATCCTCATGACAGGTGGCTGCAAACTGAGGTGGGGAAGAGTTCAAGCTAAAATGATCCCTTCTCTCTGATTGTTGCAGGAAACTGTCAAAGATCGAGACGCTCCGCTTGGCCAGCAGCTACATAAGTCAcctggggaacgtcttgcttctgGGCGAAGGGCTTCACGACGGACAGCCGTGCCATGCTCCTTCACCGCCGTTCTTCCACGTCAGCTCCTCCCCCACCCGGGGATCTGACCAGTCAGCTCAGCCCAAGCACATCTGTACCTTCTGCCTCAGCAACCAGCGGAAAATGGTGAGCAGGAAACTACAAACCTGAGAAACATCAGTAAGAGCTGCTAAAGAGCTGTTGGTCCAGGTTCCACGTATGGTGGTTTGGATCAGTTTGGTGTTAAAAGCTGACCTGAGATCAGTGACTTTAGCTGTAAACCTGACTGGCCTTGAGGGATTGTAAAAGGGAAACTGCTTTTAAAGAGCTTTTTTGGGCCTAAGGACTGAGTGTTATTGTCCTGTTGGGGGTTGGTTTTGTTCGAGCAGCTGGCCTGAAAGTTCAAGTCAGTTCCTAAGAAGGGTTTTAGAGCACACTCTACATACCTGACCGTTCTGCTGTCAATGGAGCTGAGAAACTGCTGAGTGTAGGTCAGCTAACATCAAAGATACATGAAAGCAGAAGATTCAATTCTAAAACGAACAGTTCTGGTCAGAAGCAGGTAAAATCCACGGAGAACTTCTGTTAAATGTCAAAGATGAGTTTTCATTGGAAACTTGCTGCTGCTTTAATCCATTAGACGGAGAGAATATGATGAAAGGATGACAGCAAAAGTTACTTTGGGTAAAAGGTTTGTAATTgagcttttcttttttcttcctacgTGTTTTCTTCCCTTCTGCACAGCGGCTCAACACTTTATCTGACAGAACCAAAGGTGAACGGCCATATTTCTGCTCCTTTTTTGATTGATTCCTCACAGGAAATTGTCATAATCAAGAACACACATGAGCGAGCCACCATTGTGATGAGAAATGAGCGAATGAAAAATTGCCGTCATGCGAGTGAAATCAAATATTTACGAGCTCAGCTCAGATTTTGACAAACACCACAGAGAACGGCAGAGTTGACGTCCCGCTCAGCTCAGCCGTCTTCCTCGgctgctgcccatttagcaggatTTATGGGTGAGGAGCTGACATCTGGCAGACTCCCCCGTTACCCCAGCAGTGTGTGAAAGCTAATACCCTCCTCCGTGTCTAAACCCAGagacccccaggcccccaccccttagtgcccccccccccccccccccccacacacacacacacacctctgaacCACTGAAAGCATAGACATCCCCGGGGTCATCTGGGAGATAACTGGACTCATTCTCACATCTCAGCATCCAGTTCTTTTTGCTTCCGTCTATC from Nothobranchius furzeri strain GRZ-AD chromosome 5, NfurGRZ-RIMD1, whole genome shotgun sequence encodes:
- the scxa gene encoding basic helix-loop-helix transcription factor scleraxis, with the translated sequence MTFAMLRTAPPAGRFLYSDIALLSEDDDENGSEGSGSEERTSNSSNSFRLSSSSQSAFHIKVNRKRKMCVGGGMGVDTMVGRLVPPGSSPPGEGRQRTAANARERDRTNSVNTAFTALRTLIPTEPADRKLSKIETLRLASSYISHLGNVLLLGEGLHDGQPCHAPSPPFFHVSSSPTRGSDQSAQPKHICTFCLSNQRKMNKDRDRKTSIRS